The DNA segment AAGAACGCAGGGTTTCGCGGAGATAAATCAGGACCTTTGCGTTTCTATGCACCCTCTGTGTCTCTGCGTTTAGAGCCTTGCTCAAAAAGAAGAGCGGAACCCCTGACGAAAAAGGCGCCCCTCACCCCGGCCCTCTCCCCATCCGATGAGGAGAGGGTGGCCGCCAGGCCGGGTGAGGGGATTCTATTTCCGCCAAACATTTTGAGACCGGTTCTAGTTTTTATCCGGGTTAATCCGTGGTTGAAAAAATTCCCGGCCTTGTCCTGAAAAGTAATTTTCGCTATCGTCACACATGGCCCTTAGCCAGAACAGTCGAATCTACATTGCCGGACATCGCGGGCTGGTCGGCAGCGCCATCTGGCGGGAATTTGCCGCGGCAGGTTACTCAAATTTAATCGGACGCACCCACGCGGAATTGGACCTTCTGGATCAACCGGCTGTCGCCAAGTTCTATCAGGAAACCAAACCGGAAGGCGTCATCATTGCGGCGGCGCGCGTGGGCGGCATCCACGCCAACGATCACTACCCGGCCCAGTTCATCTACGAAAATCTGCAGATTCAAAATCATCTCATCCACGGCGCGCACCTGGCGGACGTCAAAAAGCTGTTGTTCCTCGGCAGCTCGTGCATTTATCCGCGCCTCGCGCCGCAACCGATGAATGAAGACTGCCTGCTCACCGGGCCGCTCGAACCGACGAATCAGTGGTACGCCATCGCCAAAATTGCCGGGGTTAAAATGTGTCAGGCGTACCGGCGCCAATACGGTCGCGATTTCATCGTCGCCATGC comes from the Verrucomicrobiia bacterium genome and includes:
- a CDS encoding GDP-L-fucose synthase, with amino-acid sequence MALSQNSRIYIAGHRGLVGSAIWREFAAAGYSNLIGRTHAELDLLDQPAVAKFYQETKPEGVIIAAARVGGIHANDHYPAQFIYENLQIQNHLIHGAHLADVKKLLFLGSSCIYPRLAPQPMNEDCLLTGPLEPTNQWYAIAKIAGVKMCQAYRRQYGRDFIVAMPTNMYGINDNFDLENAHVLPALIRRFHEAKVAKAPTVTCWGTGNVKREFLFSDDLARACRFLMETYSDEQMINIGYGSDVTIRELAETIQRVVGFTGGITWDAAKPDGTPRKLMDSSRLLKLGWKPQVNLEEGLRRTYEFFQKQGVRR